The following coding sequences are from one Azospirillum sp. TSH100 window:
- the benB gene encoding benzoate 1,2-dioxygenase small subunit — MTITHEALQAFLHREARLLDEKQWDDWVQLYAPDAVFWMPAWDDDGALTTDPQREISLIYYGNRGGLEDRVFRIKTERSSATSLPEPRTSHNISNLEVIEQRDGVCKLRFNWFTLSFRYKATDTYFGTSFYTLDVSGETPLIKEKTVVLKNDYIHHVIDIYHI, encoded by the coding sequence ATGACCATCACCCATGAAGCTCTGCAGGCCTTCCTCCACCGCGAGGCCCGTCTGCTCGATGAAAAACAATGGGACGACTGGGTGCAGCTTTATGCACCGGACGCCGTGTTCTGGATGCCGGCCTGGGATGACGATGGCGCCCTGACCACCGACCCGCAGCGCGAGATCTCCCTGATCTATTACGGCAACCGCGGCGGCCTTGAGGATCGCGTGTTCCGCATCAAGACGGAACGGTCGAGCGCCACCAGTCTGCCGGAACCGCGCACCTCGCACAATATCAGCAACCTCGAAGTCATCGAGCAGCGTGACGGTGTCTGCAAGCTGCGCTTCAACTGGTTCACGCTGAGCTTCCGTTACAAGGCGACCGACACCTATTTCGGCACGTCCTTCTACACACTGGATGTTTCGGGTGAGACACCACTGATCAAAGAGAAGACGGTGGTTCTGAAAAACGACTACATCCACCACGTCATCGACATCTACCACATCTGA